TAGGCATCTCCATCAAGCAATGCGCCCAGCCGTTGGACAAAGCTGCGGGCATGATGTGGATCACACAGCAGGGGCAGCGTCCATCCGCGCTGATACGAACCGGACGCGATTCTCGCCGCAATGCCATGAAGATACGCTCCTGCTGCAACGCATTCGCCGATTCGATATGGATGCTCACGCAATGCGTCGGTATTCTGCGCAACAACCGCTCCAACGATGCCAGCCAAAACGTCACCCGAGCCGGCCGTGCCGGTCCACGCTGGAGCAAAGCCTGAAGTGAGAATCGTTGGATTGCCCAAGCCATCATCGAAGATTATCAAGGTGATCGCGCCTTTGAGCAGTATCGTCGCGCCTGTCAGTTCCCAGGCGCGGACACCCCACTTCAGTGGTTCGGCCAGGATATCCTCGGTGGAAACCTCTTCTCCTCGAGCAGCAAGGAGTGCAGCCAGCTCACCGGCATGCGGAGTGAGGATGACATTGGCGGTCACATGCCCGGGCAGCAATGACAGAGCGCCTGCATCGACCACCGCAACAGGCTGGTCAAGCTTGCCGGAAGCGGCATTCGTGGCTTCCGACGCATTTACCGAGAGCCTGATCGAAGTGGAATCATCAGGAAGCTCGCCTTTGCCCACTGTTTCATCCGCATCGTTGACGTCTACATCGTCGGTATCTACATCGTCAATGTCTGCATCATCGACATCGCTACCATCAACCATCGCAGTGTCATAAGCATCGAGAATTCCCTGAATCTGCCGTCGCTGAGCGTCATCATCCTTTACGGATACTCCCGATCCCAGAACCCATGACTGTACATGGCCGGTTCCCGTCACGGCCTCTGGAAGATGTGAGAGCACCATGTCTTCGGCACGTCGCGGTCCGCAGTAGCGAATCATGCCCACGTTCGTTGCGCTCGCGGCAGTGCTTGACATGACCGCAGCGCCCGGATATTGCTCTGAACCGGTGACGAGCCCCACGACTCCGCGTGAATACTTGGAATCGCCCAGACGCGGCAGACGAATCCATTGAGCCGCCGCATCCATGGTCGTCGCTCGCACTGTCGGTTCGACATGTTCCGTGTCGAAGCCAAAATCGACAATGACCATCTGGCCGCAGACATAGGCCGCCGGTGGAAGCATCGCACAAGGCTTAACCGCTCCGAAGGTGACAGTCACATCCGCAGGGATGTAAGCACCGGGAAGGGTCCCATCGTCGATGCCAATGCCAGAAGGGGTATCCACAGCCAAGATTAACGGCAGACCATGAGTGCCGATGGTGTTGGGGAGCGCCGGATCATCGGGAAGCTCACCGCTTTCGCCCAAGGCATCGGCTATGGCCGCAGGAATGCCTTGCAAGCTTCCATGAAGACCTATCCCCGTCATCGCATCAATCACAAGATGCGATGACGCGATGTACGAGAGCGCATCATCAAGACGTTCCGAACTCTCTTCGGAATCACCCGGCGTCACGCAACCCGGGATGATTGCATGCGGATCCATGGCATCAACTTCGACGCCGCTACGCAGACATGCCTCCAAACCTTCTGGGTGAAGACTGCGCCCCACCGCAATCACGCTGACTGAAGCACCAGCCTGGCTGAGTTCGGCGGCTGCAAACAGGCCGTCGCCACCGTTATCGCCTACGCCTGCAAGCACCACAACATCAGCCTGGTCAAGTTCAACATCGATGTGGGAAAGCATCACACGGGCGGTCGCTGCAACGGCGGAAGCTGCGGTCTGCATCAGAGGAACACCCATGTCAAGCAGGGGCTTTTCCAAGGACCGAACCGTACGAGAATCAAACGCCTCGCAGAGGAAGTCACCACCCGCTGCCACGTTCACCTGGGAATTCGAACCCACTGAAGCGCTGAGAAAAGATGACGACATTGCAATCTACCCCCTCAAATCGAAGTCAATGTGATGAACTGACACTCTCACATCAACTCTACCCGGGGAGCTACTCTTCGGCTACGAGATCAAGATATTCGTCGTTCCACAAATCCTCGTCACCATCGGGCATCAGCAGCACGCGTTCAGGATTCAGCGCCTGGACAGCGCCTTCATCGTGGGTTACCAGCACAATGGAACCCTCGTATTTGGATATGGCCTTCAGAATCTCATCGCGGCTGGCAGGGTCGAGATTGTTGGTCGGTTCATCGAGCAGCAGAACATTGGCACGACTGGTCACCAATGTCGCCAATGCCAGACGTGTCTTTTCGCCACCTGAAAGCACGGAGGTGGGTTTCATCGCATCCTCGCCGGAAAACAGGAACGAACCGAGAATCGTGCGAGCCTGCGTGTTGTCCAATTCAGGGGCAACATGCTGAAGATTCTCCAACACGGTGACATCGTTATCCAAGGTGTCATGTTCCTGAGCGAAATAGCCGATCTTTGCACCATGACCAAAATCGACCTCACCGGTGTCGGGCTTTTCAATGCCTGCCAGCAGACGCAAGGTCGTGGTCTTTCCAGCTCCGTTATATCCGAGAATCACCACGCGCGAGCCCTTGTCAATGGCAAGGTTGATGCCAGCGAACACGATGTTGGAGCCGTATGCCTTCGAGATGTCCTTCGCCATGATGGGCGTGCGACCGCACGGCGCAGGTTCTGGGAATCTCAGATCCGCAACCTTCTCGTCGCGCTGCGCCTCCTGAGTGCCTTCAAGCAGACGCTCAGCCCTGCGCATCATGTTCTGTGCCGCGACTGCCTTGGTGGCCTTGGCATGCAGACGGATACCCTGCTTCATGAGACGGTCGGCCTTCTTCTCGGCAACCTCGCGCTCGCGGCGTCGGCGTTCCTCATCGACCACACGTTGCTTGAGATACGCCTTCCAGCCAAGCGCGTAGGCGTCAATCTGCCCGAGCTGCGCATCGAGATGCCACACCTTGTTGACGGTTTCGTCCAGCAATTCCGTCGAATGGGAGATTACGAGGAATCCTCCCTCGAAATGGCGCAGATAGTTCTTGAGCCATTCGATTGAGTCGGCATCCAAATGGTTCGTCGGCTCGTCCAGAATCAAGGTATCGGCATCGGAATAGAGAATTCTTGCAAGCTCGATACGACGGCGCTGACCGCCTGACAGGGTTCCCAGAGTCCGCTTGAGAATTTCCTGATCGAGTCCGAGGCTTTCACCCATGGCGATGGCTTCGGACTGTGCGGCATAGCCACCGGCCTGTTCAAAATCCTGCAGCGCCTTGTCATAGCGGTTCATGGCCTTTTCCATGATGTCAGGGTCAGGATTGGTCATGTCAATCTCGGACTTGCGCAGACGCGTGATGATCGAAGCGATGTCGCGTGCACTCATGACGCGGTCAAGGGCACTCTGGTTCGGGTCGGCTGCATGAGTGGACTGAGGAAGATACCCCAGCTTGCCGGATACGCGAACCTTGCCGGCCGAGGGCAGCATGTCACCCGTAATCACTCGTGTCAGCGTGGTTTTTCCCGCACCGTTGCGGCCGACCAGACCGATACGGTCGCCTTTGCCGACATGGAAGTTCGTTGGCGAAAGCAACAATCGGGCGCCTATCCGAATTTCTAGCCCCTGTGCCTCGATTGCCATACCTCATCCGCCTTCATATTGGAGAAAATTTGATTGGTCGCCCTGTTCGGCGCCCCAGTGCACAGGCGTTCATGTGGGAAGCCTGCAAACCCAATCGACCATCATAACATTGGTCGTGATATGGATTATGCGCACATCGTTCCTTGCAGGTCGCCTGTTGCACGATTCGCCAGACAATTGCTGCGCCAGCACGGCCTGACCCTCATGCCAGCCGATGTCCCACATGTGGTAGACACGTCTGATGTTTCAGCTCAAGGATGGTTGCGAAGGCTTGTTGGGCACGATTGAATAGTGCTGCCATGGGAAGTAAATCAGCAGTGCACCTATGGCAGTCATGGCAATAATGATGACCCCTATGGGCGCAGATGCGGTGAACAGGCGAACGCCGATGCCGATGGCAGCCCAGATGACGACCAGTGGACTTACCCAGTCATTCAGGCGTGTGCGGATTGCAAAAGCTCCTCCCAGCAGCAGAATGAGCAGGAAGAAGGTCGTCGTGGCCTGCACGGTCGTTTCGATGTGCGGATACTGATGGACGGCAAGATACGAAGCATTGGCGCAGGTGGCTATGGTCAGCCAGCTCGCGTAGATCGACATGGGCGCCCATGCAAGAATGCCCGCCTGTGCTTGCCTCAGCAAGGCATACATCGCCCAGACGGATATGGCTGTGGCGACGATGATGACCATGCTGGCGCTAAATTGTCCATAATGCCATACGATGAGCCAACTGATATTGAGAATGCAGCTGATGACGAACAGCATGCCCACTGCGCTGAAACCGGTGTGCCACAGGGATGGCATCTGTTCACGGGGGAGCACGGCAAGGAAGACGGCCAGGGCGACGTATATGACTCCCCAGATGGCGAACACATATCCCGCAGGAGTGAACCATGCAAATTCCCTGTTGGAAATCTCTCCGGTCGTCGTCCCTCCAAGTCGGGCGAGCTCTGCGTAGGCGTTGAAGGCGACCATGATTGCCCAGCTGATCCACAGCACGGTTGTCTGGGAGATTCGTTGCGTGGCATGTTCCTTCGTCTCTGTCGTTGTGTCCCTGTCTTCCAGACCCGTGTGATTCATGCTCATGCATCCCCCTCATCTGATGATCGTTCAGCAATGTACACATTCATCAATACGCCGCTTATCAATGTGCCGTTCATCAATGTGCGCTAAGGCTAGTTTTGCACACAATCAGGCACAACGCTTGATATGACGCGCACCGCACAGAAAACGCCTAGTGAGAAAATCGAACAGATGTTCGAAGTATGTGCTTCAATGGATGTACGATATTCTCAGTTCATCGACAGTCCACGAATAGAAGCGAATCCATAGTGCAGACATTGCAACAACATGCATCGCAAGAGAAGGCGGCACAGCTTGACCGCGTGCACGACCTCATTCATAACCCACCCATGAAAGCGACGAAAGATACGCTTATCGCGGATATCTCGACCCTTCCCAACGACAGGAAGATCGTCATTCAGGGTGCCCGTGAGCATAATCTGAAGAATGTAAGTCTTGAATTTCCCAGGAACCGCATGGTCGTCTTCACCGGGCTTTCGGGTTCAGGAAAATCCTCCTTGGCGTTCGACACGCTGTTCGCAGAAGGTCAGCGCCGCTATGTCGAGTCCCTCTCCGCGTATGCGCGTCAATTCCTTGGTCAGATGGATAAGCCCGATGTCGATTTCATCGAGGGCTTAAGCCCTGCCGTTTCCATCGATCAGAAGACCACGAATCGCAACCCGCGTTCGACGGTTGGCACGATTACGGAAATCTACGACTATCTGCGTCTGCTGTTTGCTCGTACAGGCATTCCCCATTGCCCTGTGTGTGGAGCGTTGGTCACCGCGCAGACACCTCAGCAGATTGTGGACTCCTTGCTCAGCCGCAGCGATGGCACCCGTTTTCAGGTGCTGGCCCCGGTGGTCAGTGGCAGAAAAGGCGAGTTCGTGGAGTTGATGGAGACGCTTCGCTCTGACGGATATGCGCGTGCACTGATCGATGGCTCCATGCATCAGCTCAATGACGATATCAAGCTGACGAAGCAGAAAAAGCACACGATTGAGGTAGTCATCGACCGGCTGGTGCTCAAATCAGGCATTCGCCAGCGTCTGACGGACTCCATAGAAACGGCTCTCAGACTTGCGCATGGCTCAGTGATAGCCGATTTCGTCGATGTCGATGAGAAGAGTCCTGAACGACGTCAGCCGTTTTCGGAGCATCGAAGCTGCCCGAATGG
This Bifidobacterium sp. WK041_4_12 DNA region includes the following protein-coding sequences:
- a CDS encoding bifunctional ADP-dependent NAD(P)H-hydrate dehydratase/NAD(P)H-hydrate epimerase, with the translated sequence MSSSFLSASVGSNSQVNVAAGGDFLCEAFDSRTVRSLEKPLLDMGVPLMQTAASAVAATARVMLSHIDVELDQADVVVLAGVGDNGGDGLFAAAELSQAGASVSVIAVGRSLHPEGLEACLRSGVEVDAMDPHAIIPGCVTPGDSEESSERLDDALSYIASSHLVIDAMTGIGLHGSLQGIPAAIADALGESGELPDDPALPNTIGTHGLPLILAVDTPSGIGIDDGTLPGAYIPADVTVTFGAVKPCAMLPPAAYVCGQMVIVDFGFDTEHVEPTVRATTMDAAAQWIRLPRLGDSKYSRGVVGLVTGSEQYPGAAVMSSTAASATNVGMIRYCGPRRAEDMVLSHLPEAVTGTGHVQSWVLGSGVSVKDDDAQRRQIQGILDAYDTAMVDGSDVDDADIDDVDTDDVDVNDADETVGKGELPDDSTSIRLSVNASEATNAASGKLDQPVAVVDAGALSLLPGHVTANVILTPHAGELAALLAARGEEVSTEDILAEPLKWGVRAWELTGATILLKGAITLIIFDDGLGNPTILTSGFAPAWTGTAGSGDVLAGIVGAVVAQNTDALREHPYRIGECVAAGAYLHGIAARIASGSYQRGWTLPLLCDPHHARSFVQRLGALLDGDAYATKPMLGHPIVASDIVAHIPAALTLLVENRVSYIAEIDDELDDESDDESDDESDETSDETDIDSDFGPEDADDTDVPDDTDVPDDPDDTDDISENDGI
- the abc-f gene encoding ribosomal protection-like ABC-F family protein, producing MAIEAQGLEIRIGARLLLSPTNFHVGKGDRIGLVGRNGAGKTTLTRVITGDMLPSAGKVRVSGKLGYLPQSTHAADPNQSALDRVMSARDIASIITRLRKSEIDMTNPDPDIMEKAMNRYDKALQDFEQAGGYAAQSEAIAMGESLGLDQEILKRTLGTLSGGQRRRIELARILYSDADTLILDEPTNHLDADSIEWLKNYLRHFEGGFLVISHSTELLDETVNKVWHLDAQLGQIDAYALGWKAYLKQRVVDEERRRREREVAEKKADRLMKQGIRLHAKATKAVAAQNMMRRAERLLEGTQEAQRDEKVADLRFPEPAPCGRTPIMAKDISKAYGSNIVFAGINLAIDKGSRVVILGYNGAGKTTTLRLLAGIEKPDTGEVDFGHGAKIGYFAQEHDTLDNDVTVLENLQHVAPELDNTQARTILGSFLFSGEDAMKPTSVLSGGEKTRLALATLVTSRANVLLLDEPTNNLDPASRDEILKAISKYEGSIVLVTHDEGAVQALNPERVLLMPDGDEDLWNDEYLDLVAEE
- a CDS encoding TspO/MBR family protein, coding for MSMNHTGLEDRDTTTETKEHATQRISQTTVLWISWAIMVAFNAYAELARLGGTTTGEISNREFAWFTPAGYVFAIWGVIYVALAVFLAVLPREQMPSLWHTGFSAVGMLFVISCILNISWLIVWHYGQFSASMVIIVATAISVWAMYALLRQAQAGILAWAPMSIYASWLTIATCANASYLAVHQYPHIETTVQATTTFFLLILLLGGAFAIRTRLNDWVSPLVVIWAAIGIGVRLFTASAPIGVIIIAMTAIGALLIYFPWQHYSIVPNKPSQPSLS